The following DNA comes from Candidatus Angelobacter sp..
TTTGTTTCGGAGAAGCTGGCGACGATTCAAGGCGTGCTTTCCACGTCCACACACTTCATGCTCAAGCCCTACAAGGAACAGGGCATGTTGATGGCGCGCGAGCAGAACGAGGAGCGACTCGCAGTGACGCCGTAATATGAATGATCCCCGGAAGCGACTCCCTTTGCTCCGGACGTCTTACAGCCGTTTCATCGCCGAGTCCATCGCCGCATAAAGCTGGTTCATCGTCGTTTCGGTTTCGTCACCCATGTTCGAGATTCGGAAAGTTGTGCCCTTGATTTTCCCGTAGCCGCCATCAATGAGAAATCCCTGGTCCTTGACCAGTTTTTGCAATTTGGCGACATCCACTGCACGCCCCCCGGGCTTCGCGCCATTATTTACGCAAGTGAGTGTGACCGATTCAAAATCCTTTTCCGGGAAAAGCGTGAATCCATGCCGTTCCGCCCAGTTGCGGGTCATCTGCGCCAGTGTTACGTGCCGCTTGTAACGAACATCGAGTCCTTCGGCAAAGATGTCTTCGAGCTTCGACGCCAGCGCATAGACGTGCCCGATGCTGGGCGTGCTCGGTGTCATGTTCTGTTCGGCATTTTTTTGGAACTCGACAAAATCGAAGTAGTAGCCGCGGTCCCTGCTCATCGCCGCCCTGGCCAAAGCGGCCGGCGAGCAGGCGAACAGCGTCAGGCCCGGGGGCATGGCGAACGCTTTTTGCGTTCCTGCCAGCAGCACGTCGATGCCGAGCGCATCGAATTCAATCTTCGTCGCCGAAAGCGAACTGACCGCGTCCACGATGAACATCACATCGGGATATTTCCTCTTTAACGCGGCAATCTCCACCAACGGACTCATCACGCCGGTCGAAGTCTCGTTGTGAATCAGGGTGAGCGCGTCAAACTGGCCGGAGGCGAGTTTGATGTCCACCTGTTCCGCGCGGATGGGCGAGCCCCATTCGACCTGGAGCGCCTCGGCGTCCTTGCCGCAGCGTTTC
Coding sequences within:
- a CDS encoding aminotransferase class V-fold PLP-dependent enzyme, which codes for HRGQGFKDLYAKVQPQLQQLLFTKQLVYLSTSSAWGVMEGAIRNLVSKKVLNCMCGAFSDKWFDVSKRCGKDAEALQVEWGSPIRAEQVDIKLASGQFDALTLIHNETSTGVMSPLVEIAALKRKYPDVMFIVDAVSSLSATKIEFDALGIDVLLAGTQKAFAMPPGLTLFACSPAALARAAMSRDRGYYFDFVEFQKNAEQNMTPSTPSIGHVYALASKLEDIFAEGLDVRYKRHVTLAQMTRNWAERHGFTLFPEKDFESVTLTCVNNGAKPGGRAVDVAKLQKLVKDQGFLIDGGYGKIKGTTFRISNMGDETETTMNQLYAAMDSAMKRL